Sequence from the Actinocatenispora sera genome:
GCTCGCCGCGGTGCACTCGTCGCCGGGCGCGGGATCGACGGCCAGCTGCCGGGTCCATGCGTTCCCGTGGTCCAGGTCGAACACGGTGATGTACGCCTCGGCGGCCCGGCCGTCCCGGCCCAGCGCGGAGAAGTGCAGCGGGACCGCGTCGGCGGCGGCGGCGCTGGCCCGCGCGGCATGGCCGTCGATCACGGTGGGGGCGCCGCCCGCACCGGTGGTCTGCACGGTCGTACCGGTCTTGTCGGTCGCCACCACGAGGCCGGGGGTCGCCCCGTCGGCGGCGGGCAGCGGGGCGAGCGCGGTGGCACCGGAGTCGCCCACCGGCGTCAGCGCGACCCTGGTGCCGCCGACCGACACGACCCGATCGGCAGCGGCCGGGGCGATGCCGGTGACGGTGCCGGCCGCCGGGGTCTGCGCGCTGGCCACGGACGGTACGGCGGTGAGCAGGCCGGCCACGACGGCGAGCGAGGTGACCGCCGCGGCGCCCACCCGCGGTGGGATCGAGAGTGGCATCTTCCAGGACTCCCAGTGGTCGGAGGGGTGTCCTCCTGTTCTTAGCCGAGCCGGGTGGGCGCCGGACAGCACGGCCGCTGGCGATTACCAGCCATGGCTGCCGGCCGCCACCGGTCCTTACCGACCTCACCGGTAACGGCACGCAGCGCCACCCATCGGCGTTGCGCGACCTCGGGTCGCGGCGCCGTGCCCGGCTCGGGTGTCACGTCAGATCGCGCGGCGCGGCCGGTCAGGGTTGGGCGGGCAGCCGGACCGGGCCGCGGTCGAGCACCTCCGCGAGGCGTCGCGCGGTCGCGGTCAGGGTGGCCCGGTCGCCGGTCCACACGTTCCAGCCGAGATGGGTGAACCCGATGTACAACTCGTAGCAGTGATGCCGCTGCGCGGCGTCGACCAGCGCACCGTGCTCGGCGGTGACGGCGGGGTCGGAAAGCAGGCCGGGCAACGGATCCACCGCGGCGATGCCCGGAAGGAACGGCGCCCAGAAGCTGCACCACGCGGCGTCGTAGAGGAAGTCGCCGCGCACCGAGCATTTCCAGGACAGCACCGCCATCACCCTGCTCGCGTCCGGCGACAGCAACACGTTGCCGTGCAACAGGTCCCCGTGTACCAGGTCGCGCCGCTCCGGGCACGCCTCGGCCAGCGCGGTCACCCGGTCGGCGACCGCTCTCGACAGCGCGGCCAGCTCGGGGTCGTCGGCGAGCGCGGCGCTCCAGCCGTGCACCAGGTTGTCCGGATCGTCGACGAGACCGGCGCGCAGGTACTCGCGCCAGCTCGCCGGAGACGCGTCCGGCTGGTGCCAGACCACCGGCGCGTCCGGATCGGCCGGCGCCCGGTACAGCGCGATCAGCAGCCGGGTCAGCGTCGGTTCGAGGGCGGCGGCCTCCTCGACCGAGGTGTCTTCGAGGAACCGCCCGTACCGGCGTTCCGACACCGCGAACGCCCGACCTTCTCCGGTGGTACCGACCTGCCGCACCGGCGGCACCGGCAGGTCCGGGCCGGCGAACCGGACCGCCGCGCGATCCGCCTGGTACCAGGAGATCTCCCGGCCGAACCGGACGACCAGCTCCGCGCCGCCGGACCGGTACGCCCAGGCCGACGACCAGGCGCCGCCGGTCAACGGTTCCAGTGTGGCCGCCGCCCCGGGCACGTCGGCGAGAAACGCCGCCGCCTCGGCCCTGCTCCCCTGCTCCACCACCCCAGTATCCGGCACACCGGCATGCGGGACCGACGCCCCGGTCGGTACGGTTCAGCTTCGCTCGGCGAGCCGAACGGTGATGGAGTCGGCCATCACCAGCTTCGCCAGATCTCCGACGTCGCCCACCATTCCCAACATGAACTCCTCGCGGGTCCACAGGCGGCCGCGGCGGGCGTTGAGCTCGTCGTACAGGTCGTGCACCCGGACCGCCATCTCGCGCAGCTGCTCGATGTCCATTCGGGGACCGTATCAACTGTCCACAGTGGACGACAGGTCGTGCGGAAGGGCCGGCGGGACCCAGTCGGTGAAGCGGGCCGCCTGGCGGCGCCACAGCGGCGGCGGGATGATCCGGGCGAGCCGGGTCACCGCCCGGTAGTGCTTCGCGTTCAGCTCGGCCTGCTTTGCCGCGGCCCGCGCGACGAGCTGGGTGCGCGGGCGCCGCTGACGGTCGTACGAGCCGATCGCGGTGGCGAGGTCGCCGTGCGCGGCCACCGCGGCGGCGAGCACCACCCCGTCCTCGA
This genomic interval carries:
- a CDS encoding phosphotransferase family protein; this translates as MEQGSRAEAAAFLADVPGAAATLEPLTGGAWSSAWAYRSGGAELVVRFGREISWYQADRAAVRFAGPDLPVPPVRQVGTTGEGRAFAVSERRYGRFLEDTSVEEAAALEPTLTRLLIALYRAPADPDAPVVWHQPDASPASWREYLRAGLVDDPDNLVHGWSAALADDPELAALSRAVADRVTALAEACPERRDLVHGDLLHGNVLLSPDASRVMAVLSWKCSVRGDFLYDAAWCSFWAPFLPGIAAVDPLPGLLSDPAVTAEHGALVDAAQRHHCYELYIGFTHLGWNVWTGDRATLTATARRLAEVLDRGPVRLPAQP